The DNA window CGTACATTTCCACGGGCAGTTCGGTGGTGGATGCCGCTACTGGGATCGCCCTGTCGGATGAACAGATCAAGGCGATGAATCTGCCGATCAAGACGGGCGTGACCTTGCTGTCGCCCACCACCTCGACCTCGTCGAATGCCTCATCCTCGGCCTCGTCTGCCAGCTCATCGCTTTCCTCGACGGGCTCGTTACCGGGGtcgggatcgggatcaggATCAGTTTCCATGGCCCCGTCACCGTCAAGTGGCTCGGTGATAACCGCTAGTTCGCCCACCATCACGCTCAGCGATGGGATGAGTCTCGAGGGCGAGGGTCTCACTCGGGAACAGTTGGATCTCATCAGCAAGATAATGCAGCAAACGAAGCAGACGAGCGCCCAGGTCACCGTCTCCTCGCCCACCAGTGTCAGTTCCTACAAGATCAACACCAACTCGTCGCCATCGCAGAACAGACCGCGCACATGGAACATGCAATTGGTAGGTGGACTTTATATAAAGAAAAGtatttatattcatataaTATCAATCTTTATTATCTACAGTTAAATAGTGCCCAAAATGTGACTGTCACAGTCGAGGACAACTCTGAGCTCGTTACTCCCTCCTCCAACTCACCCGTGGAGGtcaaggaggaggagctgagTCCACAGCTTGTGGGCACCATGAATCCCCACCTGCTCAATATCGTGAAGCTTGACAAGCCCGTTGAGTGCAATCTCTGTCACCGTAAGTTCAAAAACATACCCGCCCTCAATGGGCACATGCGCCTGCATGGCGGCTACTACAAGAAGGATCCGGAAACCAAGCGCAGCGAGAAAAAGGACTCCAGTGGTCCACCCCTGCAGACGGCAAGCATTGGAGTGCGCGCCCTAATCGAGGAGAAGATTATCAGCAAGCGCAAGGACATGACTAAGGTGGGTTCAAGGAACAACGAAGAAGGTTCAGGATTTTATTTCTTACCCATCTACCATAATATAGGGCTCCTTTGTGGTTCCGGCACCACCGCATAGCAGTGGCACAACCACTACCCTGCGTCGATCGATCAGCGATCTGGAGAGCTTCCTCAACCCGAAGACGAGCACCAGCAGTCACACCCAGACGATGACCACCACTACGGGTACAACCACAGCGGTTCTCCCAGCGGCCACCACCATCAAGAGCAGCAATGGCCTCAGTATCCAGCAGATTGGCCTGCCGCAGAGCATCGAGATCTTCAGCGGCGGTCAAAAGCAGGCGAAGACGCTTAACCTGGGCAGTGGAACCAACACGATCACGATAACCACCAACAATGTACCCACCACCACGACGATGAGTGCGCTTACTGCGCTGAAAGCGGGTGGCACCATCAGTGGAATCTCTACCGCTACCAACACGGATCCGAAGGATTCCACACTTATAGAGCTCTTGAAACGCGGAACTCGCATTGCGGTCACTTCGAAAAAGAACCAATCCCATGGACAAACGGGATCCAGTATAATGATGACCTCCAGTGGCGCGGCAACAAATGCTGTTGGTGCTTTCACCGAGTTAACCACCATTGGTGCCGGTGGAGGAGGGCAGACAGTGGGCAGACAGATCATCACAAACAACAACCGCACCGTGATCATACCCTCCGATGTCCAGGTGGTGTCCACCAAGAGCAAGCTAAGCAGCTTGAGCAGCCTGGTCAAGAGCAATATGACCAGCAGTGGCACCTGCTCCTCGGGAAGTCTTTCGCTGGCCGATGGCACGCCTCTTTCCCTGACAATTGCTTCCAATCAGGAGGTGACTGGAGGTGTAGCCAACTCCAGCGGATCGGGAAGTGTTATCACGAGCGGAGGAGGGGGAGTCTACACGGTTACCTACACTAGTGACGGCACCGATCTATTCGACGATGCCGAGGTCTACAACGTTTCGGACACCGAGATGCTGCTGCAGACGGTGGACTCCATGGAGCTGCTCACCGATGAGGAGATCAAGAGCGAACATTCCGAGGACTTTGCCCTGCTAAGCGAGGCCGGCGACAGCGCGCACACCCAACTGGTAAAACTGGAGCCGGAAAGTGGACAGGCCAACTCCGGATCGGGAAGCGTATCCGGCGCAAACACTACGCCATTGCCCACCTTCCAGCAATTCCATTCCAAGGAGCTGATCATGCAGAACAGTTCGCAGATCCAGGCGATAGCCAGCATGCGTGGAAGTGGTGGTGGAGTCCTGGCCTCGCCGCTCCACTCGCCACTGGCCTATCCCACTCCCCCATCGAGCCACGAGAATATGGCCCAGAGTTCGCCCTTCATCGAGGATGCAGCTGCCCAGTTTGTGGATGCCAGTAACACCTTCTTCGGCGACAAGACGGACTTCTCGCACATCTATTTCAAAACGGATGAGGGGGAGGCCACCATTGAACAGCTAAATGAGCACGACAACGAGAAGATCCTGAAACTGAAATCAGTGCTGGAGGAGAGCAGCTTCGATCCCTCGATCAAAGTGGAGGACCTGTTGAATGGCACCGATGACGATACGGAATGCGATCTGCGGGAGTTTGCGGAGACTAACCTCTCGTTTTTGGACGAGGATCAAGAGTTCCTCAATGACTCCAGGAATGCCACCTCTCCGCTCTCGGAATCCTTCTTCACCAGCGGCATTGGTTCCGCGGAGGATGTGAAGCAGGTTTTGCGCGAAGTCCTGCCCGATGAGAATATGCAACTGCAATTGAGCAGTGAGCAGCAGGGCGAGAACATCATCGATCTCTACTATTTGCCTGGCTTGGGCTTGCAATCCCAGATGATGCCCAATTCGGAGGACCCGCTGCTCTCCTCCTCACCCCGCGAGTTTGGCCAGCAAAGACAGCAGTTGGCTATGCAAACCACCAACATGCAACAGCCCATGGAGCAGCCACTTcaggacaacaacaacatctaccagcagcaggagcagcagcaacagaatccgcagcagcaagagcaacaccagcagcagcaatcacagcaggagcagccaccgcaacaggaacaacaacagcagcagcagcagcatcatcaaCAGTTGCTGCTGCCCCAGCAACCACTCAATCAAACGGAATCCCTGCCGGCAGTCGGTCAGCAGCAGGGTGATTTCATGCTGCCCCTGGTGGGTGGTCATGGATTCACCCAAGTCACCAGCCAAACACAATACATAGATAACAGCCAGGGCGGCATGGGGATGCAGCCGCTCAACAGCCTGCTGCAACCACTGCTCTATGGTGGGGCAACCACATCCAATGGCAACGCCTCAGCCGGGGGCAATGAATCTCTGCTCACCACCGATTGCCAAATGAATGCCAATCAAGGCCAGATCGATACGGGCCTGATGTTCGCCTGTGGCAACACGACAACCATAGCCAACAAATCCCTGGCGCCTCTCGTGCCCAACCCGTCGAGTGTGGCTAATTTGCAGCCCTTGTCCAACCAAACCAATTCCATTCTGAAGCGCCGACTACGCTCCAATGCGCCCCAGGAGACGCACAAGTTCTCCAAGTTCCACACTCTGTCACCGCATCGTTCCAAGCTGCGCAAACCATCGCGAACCCACTATACGCCCGCACCCATCCTTAATCCGGATCGCAAGGGCACTGGGCTGTACTGCAATGTGCGCAAGCAACTGGGTCAGGGTCTCTTCGACGCCTTCGACGATGACTTTGGGGACTCGGTGGGCTTGGTGGACTTCTCGGACGAGTCGAAGGTAAACTTGGGATCCACCTACCAGGCGCAGATACCCAGCTGTCGGCCGCTGGAGGAGGCATCGCGGGACTCTCCCGGCGCCGAGATGATGTGGAATCCCGAGGTGCAGGAGGACGAGAAGATCCTGATGCGCTACATTGACCTCAGCAAGTCGTCGGCCGTGCCCATGGGCAGTCATTCCGAGGAGGTTGCGCTCCAAACGCTGCTTCGGGCCAAAGGAAACTCGGCGGCGGCTGTGCTCAGCCTGCTCCAAACGCAGTCCGGCGCCTTCCAGATGAAGTGGACCGCCTACGAGCTGGAGCAGTTCTTGCGCGGATTAGAGAAGAATGGCAAGGACTTTGGCAAGATCGCCAGTGAGGTGGGTTTCCTTTAATGATTACAAAACGATAGGCTGTCATAAATATACCCCTTACCCTTGCAGCTGCAAACGAAGTCCTTCGGCGAATGTGTGCAAATGTACTACTTCTGGAAGAAGCTGTGCGTGGACTACAAGGTGACGCACTTGAAGATGGAGCCCGTGGTAGTCATTGCTCCCGCGGTGGAGAAGCCCTATGTCTGCGAGATCGCCGACTGCTCAGCGGTAAGTTCTAGGCTCtcagatgcagcagcagcagcagcagcatgccCCCTTGCCCCAATGCACGTACTGCAGCGCCCCAGAAACCGAACGCTAACGCCCCACCTCACCTCACTGGCTCTTTCTTTTTACTCTCTTTCCTGTACATAACGCTCGAATGTCACAATCAAAAATCCAAATATCTTGCCCCCCCGCCTGCGCCGAATGTAGAGCTTCAGTTCGAAGGCGGCACTGCACGGCCATGTCCGCATACACGCTTATGGTCGCAgtgccagcagcaacaccaccaacaacggcagcagcagcaactccggcagcagcagcaacatgcagcaTGCCGCAGCGAGCAATGCCAGCTCcggtggcaacaacaacagcagcagtagctACGCATGTGCAACACTgagtggcagcaacagcagcagcaataatGCGACCAGCAAtgccgctgcagcagcagcagcagcacacagcagcaacatggctCAAAACGGCAGCAACTGCAGTGGCCATGCGAATGCAGCAATTGGAACATCTGCGCTTTCGACCACGCCCAAATTGGAGGCGGGCATGGGCAATACCACTAACATACCGATTGCCAAGGAGGGCGAGTTCCCCTGCAAGGTGTGCGGCAAGTAAGATTCCCCCAAATCAATTTCCATCACAAAAAGCATAAACCAAAAACACGTGAAATCCGTATGAAAATTCGAAAATCCGCAAGTGATTTGAGTGCCCGTAATTGACTTGAGTTGAGATCGTAAACGCACGCTGTACCGTAAACTGACTTGTGTATCGTATGCCGAATACCGTATACGAGTTATTGGTTAATAGATCTTGAGTTCACTGTACCTATTGTTTTATCGAACAGTTCCTCCTGAGTTCTTATATCGCTACCCACTTTCAACTCCCTTATATGATCTTCAGTTGTGAGTAGTTACCTCTGGTGATTCTTTAGTTCCATTCGTATGTCACTTTCCGAATTCTACTATGCCATTTAGTTAGAGTTTTCGTCAAGCGATATTAACTGTTGTTATATTGTTGTTGTATTGTATTGTTCCATGATGCGAAACCCCCAATATCAAATCcaatcaaatcgaatcaaatcaaaccaaaacaaaccaaaccaaaatcaaataaCGAATACAATCAACTcgcaattgcaattttaaagcGAAGAGTCACAACTCGCAAATAGACGTATCCGTAACTGATATCAGCTCCACAAGTCCACACGCACAGCTCGCTGGCAAAATGCTCGGTAAGTAGGAGGCCTTCGTTTTGCGTTCTCACCTTTCGGTTCATTTCGATAACCTCTTCCGTTCCAACACTCCATTCACTTGGTCTCTGTTCTCTAATTTCGTGTATTATTGTATTTGTCTTCGACTTAATCCTACTCACAGCGCCAAATGCCTTTGATAACTTATGTAAATATTAAAGAACCATCCTCTCCGATCTGTCATATGTATATTGGAACAGCTGGCCTTCGAAGTGATCCAAATTTGATCTGGTTATGGAtacccaaaaagaaaaaatgaaatccATCATATTACAGAGATCACAAGCCTAGAGCGGCTGTATCATTCAAGCGCACATTCTTAACTCTTTCGTTAACTCGAgttgtatatgtatttaatcACTAACTTATTTGTTTCCTTATTTGCTCCTCAACATAAACTCTCTATTTTCCATAGTTATTTGTAACAACAAAGCAAATTTAAACTCCACACAAGGCTAAGTAAGATGAAGTGAACAAGAAAGCTTAAAGTCGTCTCCTTCGTATCTCTGCATGACTCTTTACCCAGCTATATCTATGCATGTGCTATACAATTGTGTACTCTATGTGCTTCCATTATATATCTAAATGTTGAAGTAATCTGCCTAGTCTGCATCTTAGAGAGTAGTGATCGAAACTGGTGCCGCAGACCCATGTGTTCTCATGATGCCCCGTCTTCTGCTCTTTCTTTCTTCCACCAGGGTCTTCAATAAGGTGAAGAGTCGCAGTGCGCACATGAAGACGCACCGCGTCCAGGAGCCGGATCAGAAACACCAGCTGCAAAACCAGGCTGGAGCTGGACTGACCACCGTCGCCACATCAACCATAACCGCACCATCGTAGACACCGACGAGCAATTCCGTGGAGGAATCAACGACATGGACAGGGAAACCATGAGGCGTATatagcaaacaaacaaaaatcgaTTGACAATCGCATTAAGCATGCGGCAAGCATTGTTTACCACTGTTAGAATTTATGCTTAGACGAATTTGGGTCTAAAAATCAATGTCACGTGTACGTAGTAGTTAAAGGCATTTCTTCACTAGGTCTATCTAAATCTATAGCTCAAACCCCTTTCTTCTTCAATCACTTCTCTATCTATCCCCTAAGTAGAAAACACTGCGACTCGCTGTAGGTTATAAGTCTAGCCAAGGATTGGTACAAgttcaaattgaattgttaTTGACTATTGTAGGCAAGTGCAATATTTATGTTGAAGTAACACGAAATACCTACCTACCGTTTTTTATAGTAGGCGTTTATTCTGCTCGACTCGACTGTAGATGTACTCTAAATCTAAATATAAATC is part of the Drosophila sechellia strain sech25 chromosome 3R, ASM438219v1, whole genome shotgun sequence genome and encodes:
- the LOC6621926 gene encoding mucin-5AC isoform X3, whose protein sequence is MAAINTVPKSIHLPLTTLSSAPRVLMCSASVGTEGSVTLQLRDANALEAAATKTATAAAAAAATSTTSPNGAAGAPASTLENALTIGYPDPEMLADVLGTIQTASLKNNNSITAATSSNSSTKSTSSNHLTNPNKITITRRSVHSVSTSTNSSSISSCSSSGSSSNSGKSNTSYIKNCLIRSSSCSNTVTNVTTLAQIMSNSSTSSAASLLNQHNNNSNCSNSSNFSTASSVGSSISVGSNSSSSNCSNGSNSNSNDSNSSSGGGHRLSFKGTGRHVPASGLGSSAASTNTSGTASGIGGIISVEAPRKNRPKLSSPTRHGPQQCQICCKIFGNASALAKHKLTHSDERKYICALCSKAFKRQDHLNGHMMTHRNKKPYECKADGCGKSYCDARSLRRHSENHHAGGAATPTTSQSLSPTASSSGTSNSSGAGVATSSLSLSPATASGDASSPDGATCIRTYISTGSSVVDAATGIALSDEQIKAMNLPIKTGVTLLSPTTSTSSNASSSASSASSSLSSTGSLPGSGSGSGSVSMAPSPSSGSVITASSPTITLSDGMSLEGEGLTREQLDLISKIMQQTKQTSAQVTVSSPTSVSSYKINTNSSPSQNRPRTWNMQLLNSAQNVTVTVEDNSELVTPSSNSPVEVKEEELSPQLVGTMNPHLLNIVKLDKPVECNLCHRKFKNIPALNGHMRLHGGYYKKDPETKRSEKKDSSGPPLQTASIGVRALIEEKIISKRKDMTKGSFVVPAPPHSSGTTTTLRRSISDLESFLNPKTSTSSHTQTMTTTTGTTTAVLPAATTIKSSNGLSIQQIGLPQSIEIFSGGQKQAKTLNLGSGTNTITITTNNVPTTTTMSALTALKAGGTISGISTATNTDPKDSTLIELLKRGTRIAVTSKKNQSHGQTGSSIMMTSSGAATNAVGAFTELTTIGAGGGGQTVGRQIITNNNRTVIIPSDVQVVSTKSKLSSLSSLVKSNMTSSGTCSSGSLSLADGTPLSLTIASNQEVTGGVANSSGSGSVITSGGGGVYTVTYTSDGTDLFDDAEVYNVSDTEMLLQTVDSMELLTDEEIKSEHSEDFALLSEAGDSAHTQLVKLEPESGQANSGSGSVSGANTTPLPTFQQFHSKELIMQNSSQIQAIASMRGSGGGVLASPLHSPLAYPTPPSSHENMAQSSPFIEDAAAQFVDASNTFFGDKTDFSHIYFKTDEGEATIEQLNEHDNEKILKLKSVLEESSFDPSIKVEDLLNGTDDDTECDLREFAETNLSFLDEDQEFLNDSRNATSPLSESFFTSGIGSAEDVKQVLREVLPDENMQLQLSSEQQGENIIDLYYLPGLGLQSQMMPNSEDPLLSSSPREFGQQRQQLAMQTTNMQQPMEQPLQDNNNIYQQQEQQQQNPQQQEQHQQQQSQQEQPPQQEQQQQQQQHHQQLLLPQQPLNQTESLPAVGQQQGDFMLPLVGGHGFTQVTSQTQYIDNSQGGMGMQPLNSLLQPLLYGGATTSNGNASAGGNESLLTTDCQMNANQGQIDTGLMFACGNTTTIANKSLAPLVPNPSSVANLQPLSNQTNSILKRRLRSNAPQETHKFSKFHTLSPHRSKLRKPSRTHYTPAPILNPDRKGTGLYCNVRKQLGQGLFDAFDDDFGDSVGLVDFSDESKVNLGSTYQAQIPSCRPLEEASRDSPGAEMMWNPEVQEDEKILMRYIDLSKSSAVPMGSHSEEVALQTLLRAKGNSAAAVLSLLQTQSGAFQMKWTAYELEQFLRGLEKNGKDFGKIASELQTKSFGECVQMYYFWKKLCVDYKVTHLKMEPVVVIAPAVEKPYVCEIADCSASFSSKAALHGHVRIHAYGRSASSNTTNNGSSSNSGSSSNMQHAAASNASSGGNNNSSSSYACATLSGSNSSSNNATSNAAAAAAAAHSSNMAQNGSNCSGHANAAIGTSALSTTPKLEAGMGNTTNIPIAKEGEFPCKVCGNEESQLANRRIRN
- the LOC6621926 gene encoding mucin-5AC isoform X1, which produces MAAINTVPKSIHLPLTTLSSAPRVLMCSASVGTEGSVTLQLRDANALEAAATKTATAAAAAAATSTTSPNGAAGAPASTLENALTIGYPDPEMLADVLGTIQTASLKNNNSITAATSSNSSTKSTSSNHLTNPNKITITRRSVHSVSTSTNSSSISSCSSSGSSSNSGKSNTSYIKNCLIRSSSCSNTVTNVTTLAQIMSNSSTSSAASLLNQHNNNSNCSNSSNFSTASSVGSSISVGSNSSSSNCSNGSNSNSNDSNSSSGGGHRLSFKGTGRHVPASGLGSSAASTNTSGTASGIGGIISVEAPRKNRPKLSSPTRHGPQQCQICCKIFGNASALAKHKLTHSDERKYICALCSKAFKRQDHLNGHMMTHRNKKPYECKADGCGKSYCDARSLRRHSENHHAGGAATPTTSQSLSPTASSSGTSNSSGAGVATSSLSLSPATASGDASSPDGATCIRTYISTGSSVVDAATGIALSDEQIKAMNLPIKTGVTLLSPTTSTSSNASSSASSASSSLSSTGSLPGSGSGSGSVSMAPSPSSGSVITASSPTITLSDGMSLEGEGLTREQLDLISKIMQQTKQTSAQVTVSSPTSVSSYKINTNSSPSQNRPRTWNMQLLNSAQNVTVTVEDNSELVTPSSNSPVEVKEEELSPQLVGTMNPHLLNIVKLDKPVECNLCHRKFKNIPALNGHMRLHGGYYKKDPETKRSEKKDSSGPPLQTASIGVRALIEEKIISKRKDMTKGSFVVPAPPHSSGTTTTLRRSISDLESFLNPKTSTSSHTQTMTTTTGTTTAVLPAATTIKSSNGLSIQQIGLPQSIEIFSGGQKQAKTLNLGSGTNTITITTNNVPTTTTMSALTALKAGGTISGISTATNTDPKDSTLIELLKRGTRIAVTSKKNQSHGQTGSSIMMTSSGAATNAVGAFTELTTIGAGGGGQTVGRQIITNNNRTVIIPSDVQVVSTKSKLSSLSSLVKSNMTSSGTCSSGSLSLADGTPLSLTIASNQEVTGGVANSSGSGSVITSGGGGVYTVTYTSDGTDLFDDAEVYNVSDTEMLLQTVDSMELLTDEEIKSEHSEDFALLSEAGDSAHTQLVKLEPESGQANSGSGSVSGANTTPLPTFQQFHSKELIMQNSSQIQAIASMRGSGGGVLASPLHSPLAYPTPPSSHENMAQSSPFIEDAAAQFVDASNTFFGDKTDFSHIYFKTDEGEATIEQLNEHDNEKILKLKSVLEESSFDPSIKVEDLLNGTDDDTECDLREFAETNLSFLDEDQEFLNDSRNATSPLSESFFTSGIGSAEDVKQVLREVLPDENMQLQLSSEQQGENIIDLYYLPGLGLQSQMMPNSEDPLLSSSPREFGQQRQQLAMQTTNMQQPMEQPLQDNNNIYQQQEQQQQNPQQQEQHQQQQSQQEQPPQQEQQQQQQQHHQQLLLPQQPLNQTESLPAVGQQQGDFMLPLVGGHGFTQVTSQTQYIDNSQGGMGMQPLNSLLQPLLYGGATTSNGNASAGGNESLLTTDCQMNANQGQIDTGLMFACGNTTTIANKSLAPLVPNPSSVANLQPLSNQTNSILKRRLRSNAPQETHKFSKFHTLSPHRSKLRKPSRTHYTPAPILNPDRKGTGLYCNVRKQLGQGLFDAFDDDFGDSVGLVDFSDESKVNLGSTYQAQIPSCRPLEEASRDSPGAEMMWNPEVQEDEKILMRYIDLSKSSAVPMGSHSEEVALQTLLRAKGNSAAAVLSLLQTQSGAFQMKWTAYELEQFLRGLEKNGKDFGKIASELQTKSFGECVQMYYFWKKLCVDYKVTHLKMEPVVVIAPAVEKPYVCEIADCSASFSSKAALHGHVRIHAYGRSASSNTTNNGSSSNSGSSSNMQHAAASNASSGGNNNSSSSYACATLSGSNSSSNNATSNAAAAAAAAHSSNMAQNGSNCSGHANAAIGTSALSTTPKLEAGMGNTTNIPIAKEGEFPCKVCGKVFNKVKSRSAHMKTHRVQEPDQKHQLQNQAGAGLTTVATSTITAPS
- the LOC6621926 gene encoding mucin-5AC isoform X5, translating into MAAINTVPKSIHLPLTTLSSAPRVLMCSASVGTEGSVTLQLRDANALEAAATKTATAAAAAAATSTTSPNGAAGAPASTLENALTIGYPDPEMLADVLGTIQTASLKNNNSITAATSSNSSTKSTSSNHLTNPNKITITRRSVHSVSTSTNSSSISSCSSSGSSSNSGKSNTSYIKNCLIRSSSCSNTVTNVTTLAQIMSNSSTSSAASLLNQHNNNSNCSNSSNFSTASSVGSSISVGSNSSSSNCSNGSNSNSNDSNSSSGGGHRLSFKGTGRHVPASGLGSSAASTNTSGTASGIGGIISVEAPRKNRPKLSSPTRHGPQQCQICCKIFGNASALAKHKLTHSDERKYICALCSKAFKRQDHLNGHMMTHRNKKPYECKADGCGKSYCDARSLRRHSENHHAGGAATPTTSQSLSPTASSSGTSNSSGAGVATSSLSLSPATASGDASSPDGATCIRTYISTGSSVVDAATGIALSDEQIKAMNLPIKTGVTLLSPTTSTSSNASSSASSASSSLSSTGSLPGSGSGSGSVSMAPSPSSGSVITASSPTITLSDGMSLEGEGLTREQLDLISKIMQQTKQTSAQVTVSSPTSVSSYKINTNSSPSQNRPRTWNMQLLNSAQNVTVTVEDNSELVTPSSNSPVEVKEEELSPQLVGTMNPHLLNIVKLDKPVECNLCHRKFKNIPALNGHMRLHGGYYKKDPETKRSEKKDSSGPPLQTASIGVRALIEEKIISKRKDMTKGSFVVPAPPHSSGTTTTLRRSISDLESFLNPKTSTSSHTQTMTTTTGTTTAVLPAATTIKSSNGLSIQQIGLPQSIEIFSGGQKQAKTLNLGSGTNTITITTNNVPTTTTMSALTALKAGGTISGISTATNTDPKDSTLIELLKRGTRIAVTSKKNQSHGQTGSSIMMTSSGAATNAVGAFTELTTIGAGGGGQTVGRQIITNNNRTVIIPSDVQVVSTKSKLSSLSSLVKSNMTSSGTCSSGSLSLADGTPLSLTIASNQEVTGGVANSSGSGSVITSGGGGVYTVTYTSDGTDLFDDAEVYNVSDTEMLLQTVDSMELLTDEEIKSEHSEDFALLSEAGDSAHTQLVKLEPESGQANSGSGSVSGANTTPLPTFQQFHSKELIMQNSSQIQAIASMRGSGGGVLASPLHSPLAYPTPPSSHENMAQSSPFIEDAAAQFVDASNTFFGDKTDFSHIYFKTDEGEATIEQLNEHDNEKILKLKSVLEESSFDPSIKVEDLLNGTDDDTECDLREFAETNLSFLDEDQEFLNDSRNATSPLSESFFTSGIGSAEDVKQVLREVLPDENMQLQLSSEQQGENIIDLYYLPGLGLQSQMMPNSEDPLLSSSPREFGQQRQQLAMQTTNMQQPMEQPLQDNNNIYQQQEQQQQNPQQQEQHQQQQSQQEQPPQQEQQQQQQQHHQQLLLPQQPLNQTESLPAVGQQQGDFMLPLVGGHGFTQVTSQTQYIDNSQGGMGMQPLNSLLQPLLYGGATTSNGNASAGGNESLLTTDCQMNANQGQIDTGLMFACGNTTTIANKSLAPLVPNPSSVANLQPLSNQTNSILKRRLRSNAPQETHKFSKFHTLSPHRSKLRKPSRTHYTPAPILNPDRKGTGLYCNVRKQLGQGLFDAFDDDFGDSVGLVDFSDESKVNLGSTYQAQIPSCRPLEEASRDSPGAEMMWNPEVQEDEKILMRYIDLSKSSAVPMGSHSEEVALQTLLRAKGNSAAAVLSLLQTQSGAFQMKWTAYELEQFLRGLEKNGKDFGKIASELQTKSFGECVQMYYFWKKLCVDYKVTHLKMEPVVVIAPAVEKPYVCEIADCSAGLQ
- the LOC6621926 gene encoding mucin-5AC isoform X2, whose protein sequence is MCSASVGTEGSVTLQLRDANALEAAATKTATAAAAAAATSTTSPNGAAGAPASTLENALTIGYPDPEMLADVLGTIQTASLKNNNSITAATSSNSSTKSTSSNHLTNPNKITITRRSVHSVSTSTNSSSISSCSSSGSSSNSGKSNTSYIKNCLIRSSSCSNTVTNVTTLAQIMSNSSTSSAASLLNQHNNNSNCSNSSNFSTASSVGSSISVGSNSSSSNCSNGSNSNSNDSNSSSGGGHRLSFKGTGRHVPASGLGSSAASTNTSGTASGIGGIISVEAPRKNRPKLSSPTRHGPQQCQICCKIFGNASALAKHKLTHSDERKYICALCSKAFKRQDHLNGHMMTHRNKKPYECKADGCGKSYCDARSLRRHSENHHAGGAATPTTSQSLSPTASSSGTSNSSGAGVATSSLSLSPATASGDASSPDGATCIRTYISTGSSVVDAATGIALSDEQIKAMNLPIKTGVTLLSPTTSTSSNASSSASSASSSLSSTGSLPGSGSGSGSVSMAPSPSSGSVITASSPTITLSDGMSLEGEGLTREQLDLISKIMQQTKQTSAQVTVSSPTSVSSYKINTNSSPSQNRPRTWNMQLLNSAQNVTVTVEDNSELVTPSSNSPVEVKEEELSPQLVGTMNPHLLNIVKLDKPVECNLCHRKFKNIPALNGHMRLHGGYYKKDPETKRSEKKDSSGPPLQTASIGVRALIEEKIISKRKDMTKGSFVVPAPPHSSGTTTTLRRSISDLESFLNPKTSTSSHTQTMTTTTGTTTAVLPAATTIKSSNGLSIQQIGLPQSIEIFSGGQKQAKTLNLGSGTNTITITTNNVPTTTTMSALTALKAGGTISGISTATNTDPKDSTLIELLKRGTRIAVTSKKNQSHGQTGSSIMMTSSGAATNAVGAFTELTTIGAGGGGQTVGRQIITNNNRTVIIPSDVQVVSTKSKLSSLSSLVKSNMTSSGTCSSGSLSLADGTPLSLTIASNQEVTGGVANSSGSGSVITSGGGGVYTVTYTSDGTDLFDDAEVYNVSDTEMLLQTVDSMELLTDEEIKSEHSEDFALLSEAGDSAHTQLVKLEPESGQANSGSGSVSGANTTPLPTFQQFHSKELIMQNSSQIQAIASMRGSGGGVLASPLHSPLAYPTPPSSHENMAQSSPFIEDAAAQFVDASNTFFGDKTDFSHIYFKTDEGEATIEQLNEHDNEKILKLKSVLEESSFDPSIKVEDLLNGTDDDTECDLREFAETNLSFLDEDQEFLNDSRNATSPLSESFFTSGIGSAEDVKQVLREVLPDENMQLQLSSEQQGENIIDLYYLPGLGLQSQMMPNSEDPLLSSSPREFGQQRQQLAMQTTNMQQPMEQPLQDNNNIYQQQEQQQQNPQQQEQHQQQQSQQEQPPQQEQQQQQQQHHQQLLLPQQPLNQTESLPAVGQQQGDFMLPLVGGHGFTQVTSQTQYIDNSQGGMGMQPLNSLLQPLLYGGATTSNGNASAGGNESLLTTDCQMNANQGQIDTGLMFACGNTTTIANKSLAPLVPNPSSVANLQPLSNQTNSILKRRLRSNAPQETHKFSKFHTLSPHRSKLRKPSRTHYTPAPILNPDRKGTGLYCNVRKQLGQGLFDAFDDDFGDSVGLVDFSDESKVNLGSTYQAQIPSCRPLEEASRDSPGAEMMWNPEVQEDEKILMRYIDLSKSSAVPMGSHSEEVALQTLLRAKGNSAAAVLSLLQTQSGAFQMKWTAYELEQFLRGLEKNGKDFGKIASELQTKSFGECVQMYYFWKKLCVDYKVTHLKMEPVVVIAPAVEKPYVCEIADCSASFSSKAALHGHVRIHAYGRSASSNTTNNGSSSNSGSSSNMQHAAASNASSGGNNNSSSSYACATLSGSNSSSNNATSNAAAAAAAAHSSNMAQNGSNCSGHANAAIGTSALSTTPKLEAGMGNTTNIPIAKEGEFPCKVCGKVFNKVKSRSAHMKTHRVQEPDQKHQLQNQAGAGLTTVATSTITAPS